The Cryptomeria japonica chromosome 9, Sugi_1.0, whole genome shotgun sequence DNA segment TGACATTCCCCAGGTTGAATCACAAGCTCTAGCTGATCTTCATCTTGTGAGGGATCAACAACATATGGGAGCTTCTTTACCACCAAAGTATGGCCTTATTGGTGGTGTGAAGGGAGGGGAATTGTACCCACAGGTTAGTATGAATAGCAATGAGGCATGCtatgattttaatatatttttgtttcCAGTGACAGGATTTCATCCATTTGTATTAATACATCTATGTGGAAACAGTTGGTTTTAAGGACATGGTAAACCCAGAGGTCAATTTCATCCATTGTTTTGAAGAAAACTTCTTTCCAATTTTTACAAGGAGAATTTACCTTTTATATTGGTCAACTTTTCTATACCTAGGTTTTGAGCTCAGGACGAAACTTAAGAGTAAACTAGACCTTGCCAATTCACCTGAGATAGGTCAAGGAAACGGCTATTCAATCATCAAGATGTGTTAAGGTTATATAATTAAAGTTTTCACTTCTTATTGATGAAGATCATTTGTATCTTGTTTACTATATCATTGTTTCAAAACATATAACAATAACTCTCATCAATGAAAAGTCAAAACTACAGTTATGTAACATCTAACCATGAATGCTATGATACATCCTGATAGCTgaataatcatttcattttgaaaatGCTTTGAAATATAGAGCATAGCATGTTTATGTAAGGTGGGAGTTTTGGAGTTGGTATGGTTATATAATTTTTGTACCTCTACAGGAAAAACTATTCAGGGAGCGACTTAGAGAGGAAATGAGGAAGAAAATGTCGCTGGAAAGGGAAATGGAACTGCTACATTACAGGGAGGAAGCTGCTAGTCATAAGGTACGTGGTGATTACATTCCTCAGGCTGCTTTAGCTGGATATGGTCTTGATCCACTTATATCTGAGAGGGAATTGCTGCAATATGGTGCTGGAGGAGATATGGCTACTCTTACAACCCTGAATCCACATTTGGGCACACAAACTTCATATCCTTGTGATATTGCATATCAGAACAAATTTTCTGAGGGAAAACTACCTGCTGCTGTTGGATTCCTTGAATTAGATTATCATAATAGGTTTGGAAATTCAAACGCGGATTCTTTTTATAGACAGAGGTTGGATCCAGGTTATCAAATAAAAATGACAGAGGTGCCTGCAGCTGAAAGCTATCATGTGTATCCTTTCCTGTAGTAGGATACTTTACAAATGGGCTCATCTAGGTCCATCTGATTCAGGATTTCCACTGTATGGTCGGTTCATCATCAGTAGAATTAAGAAATTGTTGAATCTGGAACTTTAATGGAACTTTAATTGAATTTCTTTTGTTTGAACTAGAGATTAAGATGTCCACATTTTTGGCAGAAAAACTTTTGCTCTGTGATTAAGTTCGTTCAATTTTTATGGATAAACTTGTTTGCATTCAGATGTAATTTTCCAGCTTCGATCTTTGATGACTACAAATGTTGCCTTAAGCTACAAAGATGACACCTTGACTATAGCAAGACAGAAATAACATACAGTAACATACACTAGCACTTGCATCAGAAGGGATGCAAGGATTATTTTGATAGAAAAAAAATTGTAAGTTAATATGTTAGAAAGTACAATTCAATTTGTGTATATAAGATATTATTTTAGATAGAAATGTTTACACGTGAATAGATTCATATAAATATGACTTTGCATTGTGTTAGAGTTTCCATAGACACATAAAAATGCATGGCCTTGTTCTACAAAAGAAATCATTgaacaaattttatatatatatatacacgtgtgtATTGAACAAATTATATATATGaagggcttcggccctagctcacccggtcgtggatcgcaacttaaggcgtgggtatgctccccatggtcttgagttcgagtccccggctgacttaaggcgtgggtatgctccccatggtcttgagttcgagtccccggctgtgttaactctatgtgtgttgctaccttgtgagtgggttgtacacactgggggattagtcttgcttcggcaaggacacctccagattccacgatagtgaatataaaaaaattatatatatatatacacgtgtgtatacatatgcatatagatgTATGTGTATTAAAATTTGATAACAAACTTgatctaaatctacattgatttcaATTTGATATTTAATATTGCAGATAGAGCTTTCGCCCAACgaaaaatagatttttttattttttattaaatatgaaTAAATGTTATGATGGATTTATTTTTAACCTCAACACAGCTCCTATGTTTAACCATATAATATCTTGCTTGCTAAAAATGGTATTGCCATGTCAAACACAATTGGCAGCCACGAGTCCAATGGACCCAACTTGAATATCCACTGAAAATATTCCATCATTTCAAGCAATATTTTAAACAAAAATTAGTAGGAAAATTAATCATACTAATGGAAGCTTCTTCATCTTTCCCAATCTTCCTAGAATTTGTTATGACCATGAACAATATCTGCTCCAAAAATCCTAGCAAGGTTGAGGGTTGATGCGTGTACTAGTAATTGTAAAGGTTTCCAAATGAACCAAGAAATGCTGCAAATACTATTGGGAGGGAAGCCAATACTTGTAACCAATTTATATATTAGTTATCTATGAACTTATATGTTATACCTATCTTTAGTTCTAGAGTTATATACAACAGTTTATACTAtttgtttatatgtatatttgagtTGTAAGCAACGAGTTTAGAATCAGTTACACAAAAGACAACAAAGACTAAGAAAAATATAAGAATGTAATCGTATTCATTGGTTTTCATCCTTAATCAACATTTTGTATGAGTGGTTGGATTGATTTTATCCGCACATAGAAATTGTCCAATTGTCCAATTGATATAGTTAAATATTGATTGGCAATAGTTCCTAACTATTTTAAAGTTAGATATAATAGTTAACTAATTGCAATGCTTATAAAACATTCTACAACCTAAATTTCTAAATCATAATAActttttaaatgataaaaaatatttaCATCTTCAATTTATAAATTGTTTctatagaaaaaaaatcaaatatagccaccttttaaaaaaatattataaacccCAATCTTTTCAAGAAATGTTTTAAACAACTTGAAAGTTGTTTTTTCCAGAGTGGAGACCAAATTTTTGGAGAACTTAGTCTTCATTCAATAGATAACAACAAaattattttagaatgaaataaaacACCAAAAACATGATCATGTAGATCTTATCCTAAATCAATTGTAAGCTGTATTTATGTCTTTGATGAgcaattgagaaactacttgcttAGCTACAGTTTGAAGTGCCAAAATCAATGTAATGCTATGTATGGCAAGTGACTTAGCACAAATTATGTCAGTCAACAATTCCAATGAGAAAAAGTGGGCATAGTTACAAACTAAAAACTATCTCCCCACAGTTGTTGTTTGATTTAATTGGGGCAATAAATATCTTTCATTAGCAGGCAAAATTTAAGTGATAAACCGAATCTTTTTAGCCTCTTATGTCTACTATTCCTCCTGTTGAATGCCTTCTAAAAAAAGCTATGAAGACCTTAATAAGCTCATCCACGAATTTCTCTGGTCTGATTGGGATGGCAAGATTAGATTCAAATATTCTTCTTGGCTTCATTGTATACAACCAAAATTTAGAGGAGGTTCGGGTATTTTGGATCCAAGGACACAAGGAAATTACTTGGCTACAAAGTGGATAATAAGAGTTGTGTTAGGTGATGAACAGTggaaaattttggtttgtcatagAATAGCACTtgctaatataaataataaatggcaGAATGTGGGGTGGTTGGATAAAAATTTTCAAGCTCATTTTTTTCATGTTAAAGCTTCCTTTCCATTGCAATCTATTTGGCAAGCTTGGAAACAGGTCTGTTTTTTCCTAAATTAGAGGAAGGATTCATTACAACATGGCTTCAACTTTGCCAATTCATCTATTTGGTGGAATGGGCTTGTTCATTACCATGGTCAGCCATTGGCTATAACCTTTCCTAAACAAACTTATTGTTTTTTAAAGAAAGGGATAAGGCAGTTTGGTTATATTTGGGACTTCATCACCCTTGATTGGAACAATTAGCAAAGTGTGAAAAATACCTTTAGTCTAAATAATAGTGCAAAGGGGTTTTTGGTCTTTGTCCAATCATTGGTCCCTATGGAACTCATTATGAAACTTTGCACACCCCTTCAAAGCAGTGTCTTCAAGGATTGGTTGTGGCTTGATACGTATCCATTTGCCTATTATCTTTTGAAAAAGCAATTGCTTCCAACAATGAAACTAAACCCCAGACTTGATAGGAAATGGAAATGTAGATTGAAAGAAAAGAATTGGAGGAGTCTGAGTGCTTAGATTTGGTGTCACGACCCGATTCAGACCacctagttagagataacttttaGATGTCAGATACTTATATTGTTGACATGTTATGCTAATAAATGCACTTGATGACTTTGATTAGATTATTAATGATGTTAGATGATATTATGTTgtttaatgatattaatgatgattAGATATTTTAATGATATTTATGATGCTCAATgttgttttaattatttaatgatgATGTTAAATGTTAGTATTAGATTTTAATATGATGATAAATATAATGTATTTTCATTATTGAGATCTGATAACTTGTTTTCTAGCTTGCCGACAGTGACCTACGGAATGGTACCATGTGCAAAAACACCAATTagataataatttataaattaaaccttgaaattgaaataaataaatcaatgctaGAAATTACTCTGATAATTAAAATATACTTATTCAAAAGttaaaatgaataaataaagagattaattaaagaaattaattaaaatataacaattaaTTATTTTTCGAGAGAGAGTATTTGATagtgaaatattaaaaatataaaatcaagaTTTGTAAattacaatttttaaaattttaaattttccacatgcaagggtaagataaataaaatagattaattaatttgaagattaagttatcaaaatcaattttaaaaGATTTGTAAAATTtactatttaaaatatataaaatttgacaTGCATGGATTTGGATAATTAATTAGAGAAATTTGAGGATAAATAGGACACAATGTGTATGAATATTACTAAAATATAAATTGCATGCATaacttaaaatgttaaaaaaatatatataataataataataataaagattaaaatgtatcaaaacaataataaatttTTAGCCAAAGTGTAATGCATGAGTCATGCAAAACTATTACCCACACTTCAACTCCCGAATCAACTTACCTCCTCAATTCTAAACAAAGACCAAAACcattataaataaggaatttcagCTTCCATTTCATCACCTACGTCTCCCTTGAGTTTGCTGACTTGAAATTTGATAAGGGCGAAAggtgtattatttttatttattttttgtgattAAAATCTGCAAACATAAATATTCTCATGATCATATGAAACATGATCATGTAGATCTTATCCTAAATCGATTGTAAGTTGTATTTATGTTATATTTATGTCTTTGATTGGCCACCTTCAGGAACTCCTCcaggggcaatgccccttgtgtgGTTGCCAAAGTGCCGCCGGATTTTGTCTCTGTCGACCGTACTCTGCCCCATGGCCGTCGTCGCAGTCACAGTTCTTCTGCCCGCTGCTCTCAGACCCCGTGGTCCCAACCTCCTCGCCGCTCCTCAGGTGGGAGAGACAATGCTTGGAGGCATCGCTTGACTTCTCCGCCGTGTCGTGGCTCTGCCTTGGGGTGGCCCTTTGTTGCTCCTATGACTTTTGTTCCTCCCGCTGGTGATGGTTCTAGGTGGCCCTCTGCCACCACTTCTAAATTTCCTTGCTTGGCCCTGGCGATCTCGCCTCCCAGGCAGGAGGAAGGAGAAATTTATAAAAATCCTGAAGATGGGTGGTCTGTGTCGGACCCGACTCCTTACcccgctgatgtatggggcaagaaagatgatcttgATCCTCCTCCCTCGGCTGCCACTGCTTTGGCTACTTGAGGAAGTTTTTTTATGAATAGCTTGTTTTTTTGCTTCCACCCGCTAGCCGTGTGACTCTCATaaggtgatcttgtatccccgggcctttttttgtgaatatgtactttaatatttttaattaatagagaaggcctattcatcaaaaaaaaaaatctgcgAACCCAAAGTGCCCTCTATTGTTTCAGATTAAGCGTTAGTATAGAGGATTTGTCATAAGCATTCGAGTAGTGAGTCAATTTCCTAGAGTCTAATAGACTCTTAGGGAGCATAGATGTGTATTTTATGCATTTTACAAATTGTGTTACATCTGATTATTTTATCCTCTCTTAAAAAAATATAGTAATTCTCAGTAGGAATGATCTTCAAATTTGGTATAATTGGTTTAATCCTTGtttattttaaattgaaatttaacGATAGAACAAATCCTACAATTGAGAAATATGGTAAAATTTGATAGGAATTAAAGGggaatatatattattaaatgatttcgtcgtgtgtgtgtgttttagttaattaatttattacTTGTTTCTTGTGATTAATGTGATAGATTAGGGAGTGATTGATCTCCTCATTCTTCTGGTCTCCTTTATATCGACTTCAAGTTCACTGAGATattgtgatttatttatttatttttagacactaatttgattaaataatctttcctATCTAGGTAATAATCTGGACTATAATTTTCTAAATTAGTCATATTAATTGAAGAGGGGTAAAACCATTATTTATAAGATTTGGAAAGACTTAATCATGTGGATAGGAAACAATTAAGCAAACACATATAAGCAAAGGAATTGATTATTTATTAAAAATGAGAAAAGATATTAAAACAATaagaattataataaatattatctCTAATAGTAATCCAGGAGGGGTTAATTCATTTCTTTTCTATCTATGAGGGATGATTGGAATAGGGTGTTTGGGTTAATTCATTTATTTTCTATCTATGAGGGATGATTGGAATAGGGTGCTTGTTATGGGTCagccagggaagggtgatttttcttcaccttcccaatagggtaatgatggccatcaatttatttatttttctccctgccataacacatgtagttattTCAACAGGATGGGTTGATAGTTCTACATGAGTGCATAAAGTTCCATTCCCGCAAGTTGGTACCGACTTGCTAGGGAACTTCGTCATGAGGGACGGGAGCTTATGGGCATccgggaagcgtaagcttcatttggttgggtggataaaacGCTTGGGTCATATGTTTGTCATCCAGTTTGGAGGTGGAAGTTTGTCCAAGGCAATGAAGGCGACACATCCGGAGATAGAGAATCGGAGAATTCAAAtaaattttatgtaattattatatGATGTATATTTTATCTTATTATAAAAGACCAGAATGGTCACATGTAAAAGTATGTAAAAGACCTACAAGGTCCATGATGTAATAAGATAGGAAGttgccatgcaatgtaactaacagagaaaagaaagaaaaaatactaacatactaacccactagcATGCATATCGTTCTCCCGCTCTGCAAGTTCAAAATTCAAACCCCTGTCGTTCATGGTGGAGTCTACTAGTGGGGATCTTCCCCCACCGCCTACGGACCCCATTTTGGACTCTACGACGCTGACACTATCTGTCACATCCTCTCCTAGTCCCATAGTGGATCCTCCCTCTGGTCCAGCTGTGTTTCAGATTGACGGTTCTTCTTCGAAGAGATCTCTAGCCACGCTCGTGGTTTCTGATCCTATTCCCGACGTGTCGGTTGTTcatgataaacaaaatatcatgAAACCACTTGTTATTAACATGAATCTCAAAGGCTGGAAAAATGTGTTGGTTGGAAATACTAAGACTGTGGACCCCAACATCATCCCCATCTACTCGCAAACTAAGGAGGGAACATCTTTAGAGATTCCTGACGTTGTTTTGGACTGCATTTTGCAGAACATGGCTAATACTCTGGTGGGAAAATTCTTCTCATTGTGCCCCACGGTGGAGATTGTCAGAAAATGGGTTGAGGACAAATGGAAACTGAAAGGGAGTGTTTATGTTAGTGTCATGCCTGgagccctcttcctcttcaaattcattgttgaggaGGATGTCGCTCATGTCCTCTCTGGATGTTGGTCCTATGGTCGAAACAACCCATCCCTCTGTCGTTGGAAGGTTGGCTTCGACCCAACGGTTGACCTACAAAAAAATGCTCCGGTATGGGTTCGACTCCCGAGGCTTCCCCTTGAATATTGGGATGAGTCCATCTTTAAATGGATTGGGAATTCCTTTGGTCATCTTATTGACATTGATGATATCACCAGAACCAAATTGCGCCTGGTCTATGCTCGTTTCTCTGTTCAAGCTACTATGAGCATGAATCTCCCCAACTTTATAACCCTTAATTCGAGGCTTGGTAGCTAGACTCAAGCCCTGGTTTATGAAAATGCCACCCTCTTCTGCCAAAAATGCCGCAAATCTGGGCATATTATTTTCCAATGTAAAGCTTCGTCCCCCTTGCCTCTTAAGCTTAAGGGCCCCTCTCTGGTTGAAGACCCTATGCCAAATGCTCCTATTATCCATCAAGACCCCGTTGTGGGGCTTGTTGTGACTCCTACTCCTGGCCCAAACCTGCCTCCCCCTACAGTCGAGGACCCGGTTATGGAAGAATACCCCTTTGCTGAGagcattaacaaccttctcaaatctCCTGCAAAGCATGTGGATGAAGCCTCTAAATCGGCCCTGAAGGAACATTGCATCTCCTCGACGGCCAGCTCAGTTTCACTAGTTGATCAACTGGAAGATGGCGAGATTTGGAGGGACCCCACTCTCACCCCGAAGACAGCTCGCTCCTCGTTGTTGTTTCCCACTTCAAACTAGGGTATCCTCTCACCTGGTGCTCCTGGTGCGTCATCTAGTGGTTGCATGACTCCTGGTGATGAGGGCTGGATTACTCAGTGACGCAAGACTAGGAATGCAAAGCCTGATGTGGGGACGGACCTTAAAGCAGGCCCACCATCacagagactatcaagacaaaaggAAGCAGCAAGGGATATTGCCAATGGCAGGCAGCGAACCTTGGAGATgtccataaaaggtaagaaatgaaggtcctctcatggaacatgaggggcctcaacaatccccaaaagcaatatgctcttaagaagtgtatctttgaaaataaaattatggtccttctccaagaagttaagatgtctatgTCTTCCTTTTCCCTTGTTGCTGGGAAAATTTGGCCTAGTGCTAAGTTTGTTATCAATGATGCTActggagcctctggtggcttggttaccatgtgggacccctcccatttttTTGACAGTCTTCTCTCCTCCTCAGCCAACCTTTTGGTCTCTAAACTCTCTTCGCCGATGGATTCCTGCCTTCTCGTTAACGTTTACACCCCCAATGTCAGATCGGGTAGACTAAATCCCTGGAATGAGATatcttctctaatacaaaataatgtcaaTGCCCATTAATTGATTGAGGGTGATTTCAACTCTCCTTTTATCCCCTCTAAGAAGTTGGGAGGCCTTCCAGAGTACTCTGACAGCATGACTGATCTTGCCAACTTCATTGGCAGGAATGGGCTAATGGAAGTGGAACTAACggggcaaaaattcacttggtccaatcttaggaagggaaaggatcttattcaGGTCAGACTTGAAATATTTCTCATCTCGGACAATTGGGAAATTGGTCCCTCCTTGAAGCTCACTGCCCTCCCCAGAACTGTCTCTGACCACAACCTCCTgctcctctagaataccacaaaTGCTGCAAGGAAAAATCATCCTTTTCGGTATAaaattatgtggaactctcatccagagttcaaggattgcattaaaagatggtggagcaCCTACATACCTGGCACACCTATGTTCTAGATTGCCCAGAAGCTTGACTTGGTCAAAAGAAACATCTGGGGTTGGAATAAATAAacctttggggatatcttcaagcaaaaaaatGAGCTCAATAGTAAACTGATTGTTATCTAAGAGCGCATTGATCAAGGTGAATCCCTTGAAGCTACCCATATGGAGGAGGCTTCTCTTCatagaaaatggaaggaaaactccCACAAAGAATAACTctactggaaacaaaaatccagggttcaatggctcaaagagggtgacAAGAATACAACTTTCTTTCACAGATATGCTATTATCCACAAGTGTAGAAACCACATCTCCTCCCTCATGGACGATAACAATCAAGAGGTCAATGATGAGCAGACTAACTATCAACTATTTTGCCACTTTGTTTAGGGAAGATGGTGACCTGGGGGCCCTTGTTGAGGAGGATCTTCTCAACTGCCTCCCACCACCCCTCTCAGTGGAAGATAACAACCTCATTTTGGCCCCTGTTTCTGAGGAGGAAGTGAATTCCATTATTTTTCTATGGGTTCCTTCAAAGCCCCAGGTCGTGATGGTTTCCCCCCGGCTTTTTTCCAAGATTTATGGGATGTGGTGGGCCCTGATGTTGTTCTGGCCACTAGGGATTTTTGAAGATCTGGAAGACTCCTTAACAAgctcaatcacaccttcattgcCCTTGTCCCTAAAACTCAAGAGGCGTCTAGTCTCAAGGACTTTCGCCCTATCAGtctctgcaacactatttataaaatcttcagaAAAGTTTTTgttaataggctcaaacctttcttGGATCCTCTTATTAGCCCTTCCCAAAAGGGTTTTGTCCCGGGTAGACAGATTCTTGATGCgatcatctctactcatgagattattCACTCCATGGATAAGTGTCATCAGTCGGGGATGGTGCTCAATAttgacatctccaaggcttatgatagagtcaactggaagttccttttcaaagttctcaaagctatggggtttggagataaactcatcagacttattggggaatgcatatctACGGTTAGCTATGTTGTGCATCTCAACGGGATCCCCCTAGAGAATTTCAAGGCCTCCATAGGGTTATGACAAGGGAATCCTCTGtccccttaccttttcatcatccttgttgaAGTGTTGGCTTCTAACTTTAACTCTATGGTTCGCAGGGGAGCTCTTCTGGGCATCAAAGCTGCCTCTACGGTGCCTCCTAATGTTCtacagtagtttgttgatgacactattctttttggtatctcctctgtgtgggaagctaaggcttggaaatcctttctcaactcctATGCTCTGGCCTCTGGTCAACAACTAAATTATGAGAAGTGCAACAATTACTTCTTTCACACTGatgtccaactccaagataaagtccGCAGAATCCTTGGTTATCAAAGGGCCTCCCTCCTTGGCACCTACCTGGGCCTCCCCTTGACTAttaaagatgtctctaattccttaTGGATCTCTATCCtcaaaagaatgcagaagaagctggctggttggaaaggtagattccttGATAGTGCTAGGAAATTGCAACTGCTCTCCTCCTCCCTCTAGAGGATCCATGTGTACTTTCTCTCCCTTTTTAAGATTTCTATGGCTGCTAAGCTGGAGAATATCCAAAAGACTTTCCTCTGGAtgggaatggaagaaaagaagaggctcgcCTTGGTGGGCTAGGAAAAAGTTTGTCTTCCGAAGGCCATGGGTGGTTTGGGAACCCGCAAGATCTCaaggttcaataaggcccttataACCAAAATTACCTAGAAGCTTCTGAATAAGGATACAGATTGGAGTAGGATAATCAAGGCCAAGTACCTGGGTAATGGGAACTTTTCCTCTATTCTGAAAGAGGAGGGCCTTCctaggggttccaaaatttggaataacatcttgagctgcagggaccctttatctcatggcttgaggtggcttattggaaatggtaggaatattctcttctgggaggattgttggttgggagagagaCCCCTTTCTTCTTCCCTCTCCCTTAGAAGGCTCCGGGATTCTACCAAAAGCTTCTTTAGAGAAAGGGTCAGTTA contains these protein-coding regions:
- the LOC131075901 gene encoding uncharacterized protein LOC131075901; this translates as MAGGKKSSGECNRSADDSNVDQNKKKNEFHQRKQEEKLAGLIFMCSSNTKQSCFSYQVFGLPANKKEVVGKVKPGMKLFLFDFDLRVMYGIYKASSAGGLNLEPHAFGVGKMAFPAQVHFRIHEECLPLPENIFKKAIKDNYDNNNRFKIELNARQVQKLSQLFHAVRVDASTPTDIPQVESQALADLHLVRDQQHMGASLPPKYGLIGGVKGGELYPQEKLFRERLREEMRKKMSLEREMELLHYREEAASHKVRGDYIPQAALAGYGLDPLISERELLQYGAGGDMATLTTLNPHLGTQTSYPCDIAYQNKFSEGKLPAAVGFLELDYHNRFGNSNADSFYRQRLDPGYQIKMTEVPAAESYHVYPFL